A stretch of Nonomuraea africana DNA encodes these proteins:
- a CDS encoding fumarate hydratase, producing the protein MPEFDYTDLLPLGADDTEYRLITSEGVRKVEAAGRSFLEVDPEALRLLTETAVHDISHFLRASHLAQLRKIVDDPESSGNDRFVALDLLKNASISAGGVLPMCQDTGTAIVMGKRGRHVLTDGADAEHISRGVYDAYTRLNLRYSQMAPLTMWEEKNTGNNLPAQIELYAEDPHGHPDEYKLLFMAKGGGSANKSFLYQETKAVLNEKRMLAFLEEKIRSLGTAACPPYHLAVVIGGTSAEYALKTAKYASARYLDSIPTEGSPSGHGFRDLELEQKVFELTQKLGIGAQFGGKYFCHDVRVIRLPRHGASCPVAIAVSCSADRQALAKITPEGVFLEKLETDPARFLPETTDEHLSDDVVKIDLNRPMADILAELTKYPVKTRLSLTGPLVVARDIAHAKIAELLDNGGEMPAYLKDHAVYYAGPAKTPSGYASGSFGPTTAGRMDSYVERFQAEGGSMVMLAKGNRSKQVTEACKQYGGFYLGSIGGPAARLAQDCIKKVEVLEYPELGMEAVWKIEVEDFPAFIVVDDKGDDFFIDKTGPVLSIGRR; encoded by the coding sequence ATGCCCGAGTTCGACTACACCGACCTGCTTCCGCTTGGCGCCGACGACACCGAGTATCGGCTGATCACCAGCGAGGGGGTGCGGAAGGTCGAAGCTGCGGGACGCAGCTTCCTGGAGGTCGACCCGGAGGCGTTGCGGCTGCTCACCGAGACGGCCGTGCACGACATCTCGCACTTTCTGCGCGCCTCCCACCTGGCGCAGCTCAGGAAGATCGTCGATGACCCCGAGTCGAGCGGCAACGACAGGTTCGTGGCGCTCGACCTGCTCAAGAACGCCTCGATCTCGGCCGGTGGCGTGCTGCCCATGTGCCAGGACACCGGCACCGCGATCGTCATGGGCAAGCGCGGCCGCCACGTGCTGACCGACGGCGCCGACGCCGAGCACATCTCGCGCGGCGTCTACGACGCCTACACCAGGCTCAACCTGCGCTACTCCCAGATGGCTCCGCTCACCATGTGGGAGGAGAAGAACACGGGCAACAACCTGCCCGCCCAGATCGAGCTGTACGCCGAGGACCCCCACGGGCACCCCGACGAGTACAAGCTGCTGTTCATGGCCAAGGGCGGCGGGTCGGCCAACAAATCGTTCCTCTATCAGGAGACCAAGGCGGTGCTCAACGAGAAGCGCATGCTGGCCTTCCTCGAGGAGAAGATCCGCTCCCTGGGCACCGCGGCGTGCCCGCCGTACCACCTGGCGGTGGTGATCGGCGGCACCAGCGCCGAGTACGCGCTGAAGACCGCCAAGTACGCCTCGGCCCGCTACCTCGACTCGATCCCGACCGAGGGCTCGCCGTCCGGGCACGGCTTCCGCGACCTCGAGCTGGAGCAGAAGGTCTTCGAGCTGACCCAGAAGCTCGGCATCGGGGCACAGTTCGGCGGCAAGTACTTCTGCCACGACGTGCGCGTCATCCGCCTGCCCAGGCACGGCGCCTCCTGCCCCGTGGCGATCGCGGTCTCCTGCTCGGCCGACAGGCAGGCGCTCGCCAAGATCACGCCCGAGGGCGTTTTCCTGGAGAAGCTGGAGACCGACCCAGCGCGCTTCCTGCCCGAGACGACGGACGAGCACCTGTCCGACGACGTGGTGAAGATCGACCTCAACCGCCCGATGGCCGACATCCTCGCCGAACTGACGAAGTACCCGGTCAAGACGCGGCTCTCGCTCACCGGCCCGCTTGTCGTCGCCCGCGACATCGCCCACGCGAAGATCGCCGAGCTGCTCGACAACGGCGGCGAGATGCCCGCCTACCTGAAGGACCACGCGGTCTACTACGCGGGACCGGCCAAGACGCCCTCGGGGTACGCGTCGGGCTCGTTCGGGCCGACCACGGCGGGACGCATGGACTCCTACGTCGAGCGCTTCCAGGCCGAGGGCGGGTCGATGGTCATGCTCGCCAAGGGCAACAGGTCCAAGCAGGTCACTGAGGCGTGCAAGCAGTACGGCGGGTTCTACCTCGGCTCGATCGGCGGGCCCGCGGCGCGCCTGGCGCAGGACTGCATCAAGAAGGTGGAGGTCCTGGAGTATCCGGAGCTGGGGATGGAGGCGGTGTGGAAGATC
- a CDS encoding DMT family transporter: MRNGVIGAASAMFLVGTLAGVSGVIQDYPVYGGQAVRYLAAAVILLAAAWMAGQRFVRLTARETLLLVALSVLGLVVFNVCVIEATRASGPALPGTILGTVPLVLALVSGRPAPRVVIGAGIVVAGAVLATGLGSGNLPGLLWSLGALVGEVSFSLLAIPLLPKLGAMRVSAYSTALAVPMLAAVGLFMEGSAMLRVPTLAEGLGFAYLTVVVTTIAFFLWYTSLPKLGAGTAGLFAGLIPVGAIVTGLVLGIAVPSAPDLLGAGLVILGIVVGLTANRGAAVAVPAPVPGRS; encoded by the coding sequence ATGAGAAACGGTGTCATCGGGGCGGCCTCCGCCATGTTCCTTGTCGGCACGCTCGCGGGGGTGTCGGGCGTGATCCAGGACTATCCGGTCTACGGCGGGCAGGCCGTCCGCTACCTCGCCGCGGCGGTCATCCTGCTGGCGGCCGCGTGGATGGCGGGCCAGCGGTTCGTCAGGCTGACCGCCCGCGAGACGCTGCTCCTGGTCGCGCTCTCGGTTCTCGGCCTGGTCGTCTTCAACGTGTGCGTGATCGAGGCGACCCGCGCGTCGGGCCCCGCGCTGCCCGGCACCATCCTCGGTACGGTCCCCCTCGTGCTGGCCCTGGTCAGCGGGCGGCCCGCACCCCGGGTGGTGATCGGCGCGGGCATCGTGGTAGCCGGTGCGGTGCTGGCCACGGGGCTCGGCAGCGGCAACCTGCCGGGGCTGCTGTGGTCGCTGGGCGCGCTCGTCGGCGAGGTGAGCTTCTCCCTGCTGGCGATCCCGCTGCTGCCCAAGCTGGGCGCGATGCGGGTGTCGGCCTACTCGACGGCGCTGGCCGTCCCCATGCTGGCCGCCGTCGGCCTGTTCATGGAGGGCTCGGCCATGCTGCGCGTGCCCACCCTCGCCGAGGGCCTCGGCTTCGCCTATCTGACCGTGGTCGTGACGACCATCGCCTTCTTCCTCTGGTACACCTCGCTGCCCAAGCTCGGCGCCGGAACGGCCGGCCTGTTCGCAGGACTGATCCCGGTCGGCGCCATCGTCACGGGGCTGGTGCTGGGCATCGCGGTGCCGTCCGCGCCCGACCTGCTCGGCGCGGGACTGGTCATCCTCGGCATCGTGGTCGGCCTCACCGCGAACCGCGGCGCCGCGGTCGCCGTTCCGGCTCCGGTCCCCGGCCGCTCCTGA